Proteins from one Limanda limanda chromosome 4, fLimLim1.1, whole genome shotgun sequence genomic window:
- the aldh4a1 gene encoding delta-1-pyrroline-5-carboxylate dehydrogenase, mitochondrial translates to MLRVPAVLARSWRGLRTSACAGGQVKNEPILSFTEGSPERAELLKALAGLKGATEEIPCVVGDEHVWTPDVRYQLSPFNHAHKVAKFCYADKELINKAILASMAARREWDLKPVQDRAQVLFKAADVISGPRRAEILAKTMIGQGKTVVQAEIDAAAELIDFFRFNAQHAVDLEKQQPLDADGSTNTMLYRGLEGFVAAVAPFNFTAIGGNLAGTPTLMGNVVLWKPSDAAMSASYAVYRVLRECGLPPNIVQFLPADGPVFGDAVTSSQHLAGINFTGSVPTFKRLWRQVGQNLDTYKVFPRLAGECGGKNFHFVHGSADVQSVVTGTIRSAFEYGGQKCSACSRMYVAESVWPQIKQGLLDIHGDIRVGDPVEDFSSFFSAVIDDKSFSRIKRWLDHAKASASLKVIAGGRCDDSKGYFVEPTIIETTDPQDAIMNEEIFGPVLTVYVYPDNDYKEVLQLIDNTSPFALTGAVFAQDQSVIDEAAAALRNAAGNYYVNDKSTGSVVAQQPFGGARASGTNDKPGGSHYVLRWTSPQVVKQTSVPLRGWSYPYMG, encoded by the exons gtTGAGGACCAGTGCCTGTGCGGGGGGGCAGGTGAAGAACGAGCCCATCCTGTCCTTCACTGAGGGGAGTCCAGAGCGAGCCGAGCTGCTGAAG GCCCTGGCCGGCCTGAAGGGGGCGACAGAGGAGATCCCGTGTGTGGTGGGAGACGAACACGTGTGGACGCCAGACGTCAGATACCAGTTATCA cCGTTCAACCACGCACACAAGGTGGCCAAGTTCTGCTATGCTGACAAG gagcTCATCAACAAAGCCATCCTGGCGTCCATGGCGGCGAGGAGAGAGTGGGACCTGAAACCGGTTCAGGACCGAGCCCAGGTCCTGTTCAAGGCCGCTGATGTCATCAGTGGACCGAGGAGAGCGGAGATCCTCGCCAAGACCATGATCGGACAG GGCAAGACGGTGGTCCAAGCCGAGATCGACGCCGCTGCCGAGCTCATCGACTTCTTCAGGTTCAACGCACAACACGCAGTCGacctggagaagcagcagccGCTGGACGCAGATGGAAGCACGAACACCATGCTGTACCGCGgcctggag gGTTTTGTAGCAGCTGTGGCTCCATTTAACTTCACTGCTATTGGTGGAAACCTGGCGGGAACCCCGACTCTGATG GGGAACGTGGTTCTGTGGAAGCCCAGTGACGCCGCCATGTCTGCCAGCTACGCCGTCTACAGAGTCCTGAGGGAATGTGGTCTCCCGCCAAACATCGTCCAGTTCCTCCCGGCCGACGGCCCCGTGTTCGGAGACGCCGTCACCTCCTCGCAGCACCTGGCGGGAATCAACTTCACCGGCAGCGTCCC AACGTTCAAGCGTCTCTGGAGACAAGTGGGACAGAACCTGGACACGTACAAGGTTTTCCCTCGACTGGCAGGAG AGTGTGGCGGGAAGAACTTCCACTTCGTCCACGGCTCTGCGGACGTCCAGAGCGTGGTGACCGGGACGATCCGCTCTGCCTTCGAGTACGGAGGTCAGAAGTGTTCGGCGTGCTCCAGGATGTACGTGGCTGAGAGCGTGTGGCCGCAGATCAAACAAGGACTCCTGGACATCCACGGAGACATCCGAGTGGGAGAC cCCGTTGAAGacttcagcagcttcttctccGCCGTCATCGACGACAAG tcGTTCAGTCGCATTAAAAGGTGGCTCGATCACGCCAAGGCGTCCGCCAGTCTGAAGGTCATCGCCGGAGGTCGCTGTGACGACAGCAAGGGATACTTCGTGGAGCCGACCATCATCGAGACCACGGACCCACAGGACGCCATCATGAACGAG gAAATCTTTGGTCCGGTTCTGACGGTTTACGTTTATCCTGACAACGACTACAAGGAAGTTCTGCAGCTGATTGACAACACGTCACCGTTCGCTCTGACAGGAGCCGTGTTCGCTCAGGATCA GTCAGTgatcgatgaagctgcagctgctttgaGAAACGCTGCAGGAAACTACTACGTCAACGATAAGTCCACCGGCTCCGTCGTGGCCCAGCAGCCGTTTGGAGGCGCTCGAGCTTCAG GGACCAACGACAAACCTGGAGGTTCTCACTACGTCCTGAGGTGGACGTCTCCGCAGGTGGTGAAGCAGACCAGCGTGCCCCTCCGTGGCTGGAGCTACCCCTACATGGGCtga